TCGTTAACAATACCATAAACTGTATTTGTTCCTCCAATATCAATTCCAATGTAATAATTCATAATTTTAAAATTTAAATTTCTCTTAATATTTTTTTCTTTTTATATCCTATAAAGCCATAAAAAGCAAGATATATAAAACCAACTAATGGTACAATAAATGAATATTGAACATTAGAAACATCGGCAATCACGCCCATGAGCAAAGGAAGCAATGCTCCTCCTACAATTGCCATAACTAGCAACGATGATGCTCTCGATGTATGTATGCCTAATCCGTCAATAGCCAAAGTAAAAATATTAGACCACATAATAGAATTGAATAAACCAACTAATACTACCGACCAAATAGCAATTATACTTGATGTTTGAATAACCAATAATAAAAGTAAAACATTAATGATCGAAAAATAAGCCAACGAATGATGAGCATTTTGAGCTTTCCATAATATAAAAGCACAAATAAATACAAAAATAATATAGAGGCTAGCCAATTCAATATTATGTATGTACCATAATAAAATCCATCCTAAAAAAATAGTTATAAAAACTCCTGTAAAAGTATTTTTATTTCTTTGTTCATTCAGTAAAAATGAACCTAAAAAACGGCCAAACATTAAACCGGTCCAATAAAGAGATACATATTTGCTGGCATCAAATTCGTTCATATTTCCAATATGAGGTTGTTTTAAAAAACTTATAAGCATACTACCAACGCTTACTTCAGAACCAACATACATAAATATTGCAATAATTCCCCATATAAGTTGAGGGTAATGAGAAATGTTCCATTTTTCGCGCGATACATTCTCTTTATAATCAGGTAACTTAATAATTAAAAAGAATAGACCTAAAAGAATAAAAATAAAACAAAAAGATAAATATGGAATAATTAACGCATCGGCATTTCGATATGCATCACCCGTAAATAATTTAAATACTAGGTAACCACCTATAAGTGGTGCAATGGTAGTTCCCAGACTATTAAAACCTTGTGCTAAATTTAAACGCGAAGGAGCTGTTTCGGGCTTACCAATGATAGCAACGTAAGGATTGGCAGATATTTGTAAAAGTGTAAATCCAATTCCTAATAAAAATAATCCACTTAAAAACATTCCATATGAAACCATTTGAGCAGCTGGATAAAAAAGACCTGTTCCGCAAGCAGCTAAAAATAAACCCAAAACAATTCCATTTTTATAACCTATTTTATTGATAGGGTCTGTCCATATAGCGCTAATAGTAAAATAGATAAGAGAACCAATAAAATAAGCTCCAAAAAACGAAAATTGGATAATCATTGCTTGAGCATGACTTAACTGAAATACGCCTTTTAGAAAGGGTATTAAAACATCGTTCATACTGGTTAAAAAACCCCATATAAAAAACAAAATAATAAGCACGGCTAATGTATAGCTCGATTGATTTATATCTCTTTTTCCCATTTTGATTTCGATAAAAAGTAAAACACAAGAACACCACTCATTATGGCAAGCATTAAAAAGCTAAAACCACTAATATAGCGATGAAAAATAATTTCGCCAATAGAAAATAAAAACATAATAACGGTTAATGAACCTAATAACCAACACAAAAGCAAATATTTTAGAGGAGATGATTCGGCTACATTATTATTAAATTTTTTCCATCCTGGTCCTATGGGTTTAACTTTATTATAGAAGGATTGTAATTTTTCATCAGATGTAGGTTTAGTTAATAATGTAACAATAATCCAAACAATACTCGACCAGAAAAGAATAATAAGTAACGAGTTAGGAAAAGTTATTTTATTGTAAACAATAAATGGATAAATAATAAAAGGAGCAAATAAAGCAGCAATTTCAGACCATGCATTGATTCGCCACCAATACCATCGCAATAATAAAACAGGACCAATGCCAGCACTACATTCAAGTATGAATTTCCAAGCATCGCTAATACGATTTAATTTAGATGTTAAGAATAAACTAAAAATTACAAGTAAAAACAGACTGTAGCGTGATATTTTAACATAATAGTGTTCATCTTTATTAGGTTTTATATATGGTTTAAATAAGTCGTTAATAATATAGGATGTTCCCCATAATGATTGACTTGCAATAGTTGACATATAAGCTGCAAAAAAAGCAGCTACTAACAGCCCAAGTGCTCCCGATGGAAGCAAATCGCGGATAACATATACAAAGCCATCGCCCTTTTGATCAGCAGGTAACGAAGGGTACAATATTATTGAAACTAAAGCTACCAATATCCATGGCCAAGGACGTATTGTAAAATGAGCGATTTGAAACCACATTGTAGCCAATATGCTGTGTTTTTCATTTTTTGCCGACATAATACGTTGTGCAATATAACCACCTCCACCTGGCTCAGCTCCGGGATACCAGCTCGCCCACCACTGAACACCAAGGTAAGTAATAAAAGCAACTAAACTTAATCGAAGTACACCCGTTATACTCGGGGCTGAGTTATTGCTTATTTCGGGAAAAAAACTAAATATCCAAGATGGAAGCTTAGCTTTTAAACCTTCGATGCCACCAATGGAAGGATGCTGTACTGCAATAATAGCTAAAATAATACAACCTACCATTGCTACTATAAACTGAATAGAATCGGTTATAGAGGTCCCCATTAAGCCAGATAGAGTAGAGTATAGGGCAATAAATAACATCGCAACCCCAACCCACATCAGATGCGATGAAAATGTAAATCCTAAAAAATTAATTTCATTGAATCCCATAAATAATAAGTCGGGAAATAAAACTTTTAATATTTTGACCATGGCTAAATTTACCCAAGCAATCACAATAGTATTCATAAAAATTCCAATATAAATAGCTCTAAATCCTCTTAAAAAATGGGCTATTTTTCCAGAATATCGTATGGTAATAAATTCGCAATCGGTCATTATGCCAGCACGTCGCCATAAACGAGCGAAGAAAAAAACTGTGAGCATACCTCCAAAAACCATATTCCACCAAAGCCAGTTGCCTGCAATACCATTTTGAGCTACTAGTTCTGTTACGGCTAAAGGAGTATCGGCAGCGAAAGTAGTTGCTACCATACTGGTACCCGCTATATACCAAGGTAAATTTTGCCCGCTTAAAAAAAAGTTCTTAGTACTTGACGCTTTTTTATGAAAATAAAAGCTTATTAATATGTATAGTATAAAAAACGAAATAACGACTATCCAATCTAAAAGGTTCATAATAATGTTTTTTTAGTATTTAAATTGGGATATAATTGAACAAATAAAATTGCAAAAAATATGAGTGTAGCTCCTAGCATTTGACGAAAAGACATACTTTCGTTTAGTATAAATATTCCGCCAAGCATAGCAAATAAAGCTTCGGATGAGAATAAAATACCAGCAACATTAGCAGGTACAAAACGTTGAGCGTATATTTGTAGGGTAAAAGCTACTCCAACAGAAAAAATGCCGGCATAGGCAATAGGTAACCAAGCATTTTCTATAGCTTTTATTGAGATATCTTCTGTAAAGATTGAAAATATTAGGCTTAAAAAACCGGCTGTTAAGAATTGAATACAAGCTAGTGCAATGCTTTTGTTTAATTTTGCATAGCTTTCTACTAAACTTACATGCAAAGCCCAAAAAATGCTACATATAAACACTAGTAAATCGCCTATTGATAATTTAAAAGTATTAAAATCAAGACTCATAAACAAAAAACCAATAATAGCTATGATTATAGCAAACCAAATATATGCTTTTGTAGAACGATTAAGAAAAATTCCTACAATGGGAATAAACACAATATAAAGCGAAGTTATGAACCCCGCATTGCCGGCTTGTGTATAAATAATGCCTACTTGCTGAAAAGTTGCCCCTGCAAATAACAAAAAGCCTAATACAATTCCAGCTCTTAAAACATTGAATTGAATATTTTTAAATGTTTTAAAAAAGACAACTAATAGCAATATGCTACCCATAAAGAAACGTAGTGTATTAAATAAAAAAGGTCCTATATAAAGCATTCCTTCTTTTTGAGCTACAAAGGCAAAGCCCCAAATCATAGCGGCTAATAATATTAAGCCTGTATGCCAAACAGAATATGTAGCTTTCATTACTTAATGCTAATTTCGTCAATAAAAAAGAATGCTGGAAAACCTTTACCAGGATGCCATTCGGGTAAGTTTCCCGATCGTTTAACAAAAACTTTAATGTATCGGGCTTGGGTAGCCTTTATGGTTGTTTCAAACCAAGTACTTTGAGCTTTCCAATCTTTACGAGGATGTGTATTATTAATAATAGCAACTTGCTTAAATTGTTTACCATTCATTGAAATTGAAAATTCAACATAAGGTGGGTATAAAATCCATGGACTTACATCTTGTAAAAAGTGTGCTGCAAGATATTGAATTGTTTGAACCTTGCCTAGGTCGATTATTGCGACCAAATCGGTATCCTGATATCCTTGCCATTCTCCGGTTCTAAAATCGGTCGATCCAGTAATACCATCAATCAATGCAATGTCGCCTCCACCAGTATATTCGCTACTATATGCTGATAGTATTTTTATAGTTTTTAGAGGATCTAATTTATGAACTTTAAAATTACAAACATGACTATAATGATGAAATTTATCAACACAAATAGCTTTTATGTTACAAGTGGAGTCGAGAATTAAAGGTTTTATGTATAGATTCGAATGTTCGGTAGGATTACTTCCATCGCAGGTATAATAAATGCGATATTGGCTACTATCAATACTCGAAAGTGTAACAGTTGTTTTATTTTTAAATGCACGAACGCCTTCTGTGTAATAGGGCATAGGAACAAAATTGTTTTTATCTACAACGGATTTTGGACAATGTTCAGAAGTAGTTGCCCATTTCGAAGGTTTACTTCCCATATAAAAATCTAATTTTCCGCCTTTTAATATAGTTTGATGGCTTATGTAGCTTTTGTGATAAGGTTTTCCGTTTAATTTTACTTCTTGAATATATATATCGTTTTTGTTTGTTCTATGTGTTTCAATGCTAAAGGGTTTAGCTAAATTTATTAAGGCTTTGTTTATTATTGGAGTTCCAATCACATATATACTATCACCTGGGCAAACAGGATAAAAGCCTAATGCTGAAAAAACATACCATGCAGACATTTGTCCACAATCTTCGTTGCCAATAAGCCCATCGGGTTGTGCAGTATAAAAAGAATATATTTTGCTGAGAACTTGTTGGCTTTTGAAAGGTTTACCTATGTAATTATATAAATATGCTAAATGATGACTAGGTTCGTTACCATGTGCATATTGGCCAATCATACCTGTAATATCGGGTTGATTACGTCCGCTAATTTGAGAGTGGGTATTAAAAAGCGAGTCGAGTCGAGCCTCGAGCGAATCGTTTCCACCTAATAATTCGATTAAACCCGATATGTCGTGTGGAACATAACAAGCATATTGCCAGGCATTGGCTTCGGTATAATGAAAAGTAACATCGTATGGCGAAAATGGTTTTATAAAACTACCATTTAGCCTTGCTCTAAAAAACTTTGTTACGGGGTCAAAAAGATTTTTATAGTATTGTGAACGCTGAAGATAATGATTGTAAATATTCGTATTATGTATGCTTTTGGCCATTTGAGCAATACACCAATCATCGTATGCGTATTCAAGCGTTTTAGAAACACTTTCACCATCATCAGAAACTAAAACACATCCATTATTTTCATATTGTTTGAGTGAAGGGATATCTCTGTTTGCCATAGTTTTCATTGCATCAATGGCTTGGTAGGCATTAAAATTTCGAATACCTTTTTGCCAAGCATCATAAATTACCGATACGGCATGATATCCTATCATACAATTAGTCTCATTTGCTGCGAGTTCCCATATAGGTAATAATTTTGATTGTTCGTATTGCAATAAAAAAGTTTGAATGAAATCGTTTGTGGTTTGAGGTTCTAAAATAGTCATTAACGGGTGCCATGCACGATAAGTGTCCCATAGTGAAAAAACGGTGTAATAATTACCTTTAGCTAAAGTGTGAATTTTTTGGTCTCTTCCGCGATATCGTTTATCTACATCATTAAAAATGTTGGGTTGTGTATAACAATGATAAATGGCAGTATAGAATATATTTTTTGTAATGCTATCGGCATCAATCTCAATTTTACCTAATACATTTTCCCATGCTATTTGAGCTTTTTGTTTATATTTTTCGAAATTCCAGCAAGAAGCTTCTTGATCTAAATTTTTGCGAGCTCCTTCCATATCGACAAACGATATGGCTACTTTACAAGTTAAGTTGGTATCTCGATTTGAAAAATTAACAAATGCTCTAATATTTTTGCCTTTTATTTCTGATTGTTGAATAAATTGATGGTCATTAATAATAATTCCTTTGTTGATGAAGGGTTTAGAAAATTTTATGATAAAATATACCTTTTGATTGGTTGCCCATGCGCTACTAAAACGATAGCCTTCAATTTCATCATCACCAATAAAACGTATATATGATTCAATAACTTCATCGCGATGGTTTAAATCAATAATAACGTTTTGATTTTGGTTAGGTGGAAAGTGATACTGGTGAATACCTACTCGCTGCGTACAGGTAAGTTCAGCGGTTATTTGGTATTTTTGTAATAGTACCTTATAATAGCCGGGTGATGCTTGCTCTTGTTGGTGTGAAAACGGACTAGCATAACCATCGAAACCGTCTTCGATAGTGCCTGGTAATACTTGTACTTTACCCGTTGTAGGCATAATTAATACATCGCCATAGTCAGAAACTCCTGTACCGCTTAAATGTGTATGGCTAAACCCATAAATAATGCTATCGCTGTAATGGTAGCCACTACATCCATCCCATCCTTCGAGTCGAGTATCTGGGCTTAATTGAACCATTCCAAATGGGTAAGTGGCTCCAGGAAATGTATGACCGTGGCCGTCAGTGCCTATAAAAGGATTTACATAACATATATATTTAAATTCTGTTTTCTTGTTGCACGATATTAAAAATAATGCAACACTCATTAAAACTAAAAAATACTTCATTAAGCTTGATTATTATAAATATTTTGCAACCGATGAACGTATAACCAAATTTGTTTCTAATTTTATTTGTGCTAGATGGATAGTTTTTTCATTTTTAGATTGTCTAATTATTTTGACTAATTCGTTAACAGCCGAATGAGCAATGCTTTCGATGGGTTGTACAACACCGGTGATGGGCGGATTATTGAATCTAAAAACTTCAATGTCATCAAAACTAACAATAGAAAGGTCTTTGGGGACGTTAATTCTAAATTCTCTACAAATTTCAATTAAAGCTAACGTAAGCTGATTATTGGCTAAGAATATAGCTGTAGGCATAATATGGTTGTAATGCCATTCTTTAATAGTGGTATAAATACTTTGATAAATGTTTTCGCGTGGAATAACTTTATAATAAAATTCGTTGAAAGTAATAAAACTTTCGTCGAGTGCTGCCTTGAAACCTAAAAAGCGTTCAACCTGAGTGCTAATATGTGCTGGTGATATGGTATAACAAGCAATTTTTTTGTGCCCATTTTCTATTATATGTTGAGTGGCTTCTTTGGCACCTAAAAAGTTATTTACTATTACATAATTACTAGGAAATGAGCTGTATATGCGATCTATCAATATAAATGGAATTTCTTCATTATTTAGCATGCTTAAATGTTCGGTATCTTCAATTGTAGATGAAATAATAAGTCCATCTACTTGTTTTTCAAGCAAAGTTTTAATAATTTTTTTTTCTTTTTCAGGGTTTTCATCACTGTTACAGATAATAAGATTATATTCGTTTTGACTGCAATAATCTTCTACGTAACGGGCAATACGTGCATAAAATGAATTTGAAATATCGGAGACAATAAGGCCTATAGTATTAGATTTACCTAATCGTAACCCACGTGCAAACTGATTCGGTTTGTAATTTAATTCTTGTGCCAATTGTATAACTCTTTCTTGGGTCGATTTGCTTATGCCATTTTCATCGCCTTTACCATTAAGAACCATTGAGACAAGGGTCTTTGATACACCAAGTTTTTCGGCAATATCGTTTAATGATATTTTTTTATATGGTTTCATTTTATTGAATTTTTTACAAAGATATTAAAATTTGCTAAAACGTTTTAGCATTGTTAATAATTTGTTGATATTTTTTATACAATAGACTAATTCTGTATTTTTCGTTTCTAGACTTAAAGATGTTTTTAGGTATAAATAAAATTTTCTTGTACATTTGTCGCAAATATGGTTTATGGCTTTAAAGAAACTTATAAATTTTTTGTTTGCCATTTTGGGTTTGTGGAGTGCTATTTTTATCTTTATTTATGGTATTGGGTCCATTTATATAGCAATTTGGTTTTTTATAGCACTTTGCTTTATGTTTACTCATAAAGCTTTAAGTTATAATATTTTTAGCCCATTATGGATGGCATTACCATTATTTTATTTGGTGCATTTGTTTGCAATGCTATATACTCATAATTTGAAAAGTGGTTGGTTCGACTTAGAAGTTAAGTTATCATTAGTTATATTGCCATTTATTTTTTATTTTCAGCACAAACAACTTAATCGTCAAAATACTCGATTTTTTAAATGGTTCTATACCTTTTCAATTTTAGGAATAACGGTATTTCTAATCGTAAAAACGGCCATTGCATTTCAAAAAACAAATAATATAGGTCTTTGGTATTATAATGAACTTTCAACGCCCTATCATCCTACCTATTTAGCAATGTATGTTGTAATGGCGATAGTCTTTTTATATGATTTTTTAATAACTTTAAATCATCGTTTTATCAAATTGGTTTTATTTATTTGGATACTATTACAGCTCGTTTTTATTTATCTACTTTCGTCAAAGGCTGGTATTTTAAGTGCCATTATAGTTTTATTATTAATGTCCTTACATTATATCGTTCGAAAACGAATTATTTTGATACCTTTAATAATATTATTTATTGCTATTTTATTTGCTTATGTAGGTGTTTTTGGTAATTTTAGATTTAAAGCCTTAGAAAACACTATTCAAACAACCGAAATCAATGTTACAACAACCGAAAGTAATGCAGCTCGATGGTTAGTATGGCAAGCTGGGCTAAAGATTGCACAAGAAAATTGGCTATTGGGAGTTGGCACAGGCGATATTAAAGAAAGCTTAATCAACGAATATGATCAACGTGGCATGACAGGAGCTGTTGAAAAGAAATTAAATGCACATAATCAGTTTTTAGAAACATTGGTAGGGCAGGGCATTGTTGGGCTTTTAATGTTATTGCTTGTGTTTTTGATGCCTTTTTATAGAGCTTTGAAAACGTATAATTTACCTTGGTTAATGTTTATAGTTTTAACTGCATTTAATTTCCTTTTCGAGTCGATGTTAAATACCCAAGGTGGAGTATTTTTCTTTTCATACTTTTATGCTTTTTTTGCTTTTGAATCTAAATTAAATCAGATATGATACCCTTTTCGCCACCAAGAATAGATGATAAAATAATTGCAGAAGTTATAGATACACTTAAATCTGGATGGATAACTACTGGTCCTAAAACAAAATTGTTTGAAAAACGCTTAAACGAATATTGTGGTGCAAAATCAACTGTAGCTGTAAATTCAGCTACTGCAGGACTTGAGCTTGTTCTGCGGTGGTTTGGAGTTAAAGAAGGCGACGAAGTTATTGTCCCTGCATATACCTATTGTGCTACTGCTAATGTTGTTATACATTGTGGTGCTAGGCCCGTAATGGTTGATATAAATGCTAATGATTTCTGTATTTCTATTGAAAATATAAAGCAAGCTGTAACCGAACGTACTAAAGTTATTATTCCGGTTGATATTGCTGGTTTGCCATGCGATTATGATGCTATCAATCAATTGGTTATGGACCCTACTATTAAAGCTAAATTTACACCACAAAGCCCAGAACAAGAACGTTTAGGAAGAATTTTAGTACTTTCGGATGCTGCTCATTCTATTGGAGCGTGGTATAAACAACGCAGAACAGGAATATTAACCGATATAAGCGTGTTTTCGTTTCATGCTGTTAAAAATCTTACTACGGCTGAGGGAGGCGCTATTGTAATGAACTTACCTGAAACTTTTAATCACGAAGAATTGTACCGTTATTTTTGCACTTATATGTTGCATGGACAAACCAAAGATGCTTTAGCTAAAATGCAAAAAGGATCTTGGCGTTATGATATTATTGATGCTGGTTACAAAGCCAATATGACCGATATTTTAGCATCAATAGGATTGGTAGAATTGCAACGCTACGATACCGATACACTTGTAAAACGTAAACATATTTTCGATATTTATCAAAACGCATTTTCAAATTGTAGTTGGGCAGATTTGCCCATATACGAAGATAAAGACAGAATTTCGTCTTATCATGTGTATCTTTTACGCATAAAAGGGATAAACGAAATGCAACGTGATGCGATTATTCAACATATTTTCGATAAAGATGTATCTGTAAATGTACATTTTCAGCCTTTACCATTACTTACCGCATATAAAAAAAGGGGATATAGAATAGCCGATTTTCCCGTTGCCTGGGATAATTATCAACGCGAAATATCGTTGCCAGTATTTTATGATTTAACAGACGAAATGCTCGCAACCGTTATTGATGCTGTAAAAAAATCGGTTGAAGAAGTATTGAATTTATGATACGATTATTCGA
This sequence is a window from Bacteroidales bacterium. Protein-coding genes within it:
- a CDS encoding glycoside hydrolase family 92 protein — encoded protein: MKYFLVLMSVALFLISCNKKTEFKYICYVNPFIGTDGHGHTFPGATYPFGMVQLSPDTRLEGWDGCSGYHYSDSIIYGFSHTHLSGTGVSDYGDVLIMPTTGKVQVLPGTIEDGFDGYASPFSHQQEQASPGYYKVLLQKYQITAELTCTQRVGIHQYHFPPNQNQNVIIDLNHRDEVIESYIRFIGDDEIEGYRFSSAWATNQKVYFIIKFSKPFINKGIIINDHQFIQQSEIKGKNIRAFVNFSNRDTNLTCKVAISFVDMEGARKNLDQEASCWNFEKYKQKAQIAWENVLGKIEIDADSITKNIFYTAIYHCYTQPNIFNDVDKRYRGRDQKIHTLAKGNYYTVFSLWDTYRAWHPLMTILEPQTTNDFIQTFLLQYEQSKLLPIWELAANETNCMIGYHAVSVIYDAWQKGIRNFNAYQAIDAMKTMANRDIPSLKQYENNGCVLVSDDGESVSKTLEYAYDDWCIAQMAKSIHNTNIYNHYLQRSQYYKNLFDPVTKFFRARLNGSFIKPFSPYDVTFHYTEANAWQYACYVPHDISGLIELLGGNDSLEARLDSLFNTHSQISGRNQPDITGMIGQYAHGNEPSHHLAYLYNYIGKPFKSQQVLSKIYSFYTAQPDGLIGNEDCGQMSAWYVFSALGFYPVCPGDSIYVIGTPIINKALINLAKPFSIETHRTNKNDIYIQEVKLNGKPYHKSYISHQTILKGGKLDFYMGSKPSKWATTSEHCPKSVVDKNNFVPMPYYTEGVRAFKNKTTVTLSSIDSSQYRIYYTCDGSNPTEHSNLYIKPLILDSTCNIKAICVDKFHHYSHVCNFKVHKLDPLKTIKILSAYSSEYTGGGDIALIDGITGSTDFRTGEWQGYQDTDLVAIIDLGKVQTIQYLAAHFLQDVSPWILYPPYVEFSISMNGKQFKQVAIINNTHPRKDWKAQSTWFETTIKATQARYIKVFVKRSGNLPEWHPGKGFPAFFFIDEISIK
- a CDS encoding LacI family DNA-binding transcriptional regulator — translated: MKPYKKISLNDIAEKLGVSKTLVSMVLNGKGDENGISKSTQERVIQLAQELNYKPNQFARGLRLGKSNTIGLIVSDISNSFYARIARYVEDYCSQNEYNLIICNSDENPEKEKKIIKTLLEKQVDGLIISSTIEDTEHLSMLNNEEIPFILIDRIYSSFPSNYVIVNNFLGAKEATQHIIENGHKKIACYTISPAHISTQVERFLGFKAALDESFITFNEFYYKVIPRENIYQSIYTTIKEWHYNHIMPTAIFLANNQLTLALIEICREFRINVPKDLSIVSFDDIEVFRFNNPPITGVVQPIESIAHSAVNELVKIIRQSKNEKTIHLAQIKLETNLVIRSSVAKYL
- a CDS encoding O-antigen ligase family protein → MFAILGLWSAIFIFIYGIGSIYIAIWFFIALCFMFTHKALSYNIFSPLWMALPLFYLVHLFAMLYTHNLKSGWFDLEVKLSLVILPFIFYFQHKQLNRQNTRFFKWFYTFSILGITVFLIVKTAIAFQKTNNIGLWYYNELSTPYHPTYLAMYVVMAIVFLYDFLITLNHRFIKLVLFIWILLQLVFIYLLSSKAGILSAIIVLLLMSLHYIVRKRIILIPLIILFIAILFAYVGVFGNFRFKALENTIQTTEINVTTTESNAARWLVWQAGLKIAQENWLLGVGTGDIKESLINEYDQRGMTGAVEKKLNAHNQFLETLVGQGIVGLLMLLLVFLMPFYRALKTYNLPWLMFIVLTAFNFLFESMLNTQGGVFFFSYFYAFFAFESKLNQI
- a CDS encoding DegT/DnrJ/EryC1/StrS family aminotransferase, translating into MIPFSPPRIDDKIIAEVIDTLKSGWITTGPKTKLFEKRLNEYCGAKSTVAVNSATAGLELVLRWFGVKEGDEVIVPAYTYCATANVVIHCGARPVMVDINANDFCISIENIKQAVTERTKVIIPVDIAGLPCDYDAINQLVMDPTIKAKFTPQSPEQERLGRILVLSDAAHSIGAWYKQRRTGILTDISVFSFHAVKNLTTAEGGAIVMNLPETFNHEELYRYFCTYMLHGQTKDALAKMQKGSWRYDIIDAGYKANMTDILASIGLVELQRYDTDTLVKRKHIFDIYQNAFSNCSWADLPIYEDKDRISSYHVYLLRIKGINEMQRDAIIQHIFDKDVSVNVHFQPLPLLTAYKKRGYRIADFPVAWDNYQREISLPVFYDLTDEMLATVIDAVKKSVEEVLNL
- a CDS encoding sugar MFS transporter; its protein translation is MGKRDINQSSYTLAVLIILFFIWGFLTSMNDVLIPFLKGVFQLSHAQAMIIQFSFFGAYFIGSLIYFTISAIWTDPINKIGYKNGIVLGLFLAACGTGLFYPAAQMVSYGMFLSGLFLLGIGFTLLQISANPYVAIIGKPETAPSRLNLAQGFNSLGTTIAPLIGGYLVFKLFTGDAYRNADALIIPYLSFCFIFILLGLFFLIIKLPDYKENVSREKWNISHYPQLIWGIIAIFMYVGSEVSVGSMLISFLKQPHIGNMNEFDASKYVSLYWTGLMFGRFLGSFLLNEQRNKNTFTGVFITIFLGWILLWYIHNIELASLYIIFVFICAFILWKAQNAHHSLAYFSIINVLLLLLVIQTSSIIAIWSVVLVGLFNSIMWSNIFTLAIDGLGIHTSRASSLLVMAIVGGALLPLLMGVIADVSNVQYSFIVPLVGFIYLAFYGFIGYKKKKILREI
- a CDS encoding DMT family transporter, with translation MKATYSVWHTGLILLAAMIWGFAFVAQKEGMLYIGPFLFNTLRFFMGSILLLVVFFKTFKNIQFNVLRAGIVLGFLLFAGATFQQVGIIYTQAGNAGFITSLYIVFIPIVGIFLNRSTKAYIWFAIIIAIIGFLFMSLDFNTFKLSIGDLLVFICSIFWALHVSLVESYAKLNKSIALACIQFLTAGFLSLIFSIFTEDISIKAIENAWLPIAYAGIFSVGVAFTLQIYAQRFVPANVAGILFSSEALFAMLGGIFILNESMSFRQMLGATLIFFAILFVQLYPNLNTKKTLL
- a CDS encoding Na+:solute symporter; the encoded protein is MNLLDWIVVISFFILYILISFYFHKKASSTKNFFLSGQNLPWYIAGTSMVATTFAADTPLAVTELVAQNGIAGNWLWWNMVFGGMLTVFFFARLWRRAGIMTDCEFITIRYSGKIAHFLRGFRAIYIGIFMNTIVIAWVNLAMVKILKVLFPDLLFMGFNEINFLGFTFSSHLMWVGVAMLFIALYSTLSGLMGTSITDSIQFIVAMVGCIILAIIAVQHPSIGGIEGLKAKLPSWIFSFFPEISNNSAPSITGVLRLSLVAFITYLGVQWWASWYPGAEPGGGGYIAQRIMSAKNEKHSILATMWFQIAHFTIRPWPWILVALVSIILYPSLPADQKGDGFVYVIRDLLPSGALGLLVAAFFAAYMSTIASQSLWGTSYIINDLFKPYIKPNKDEHYYVKISRYSLFLLVIFSLFLTSKLNRISDAWKFILECSAGIGPVLLLRWYWWRINAWSEIAALFAPFIIYPFIVYNKITFPNSLLIILFWSSIVWIIVTLLTKPTSDEKLQSFYNKVKPIGPGWKKFNNNVAESSPLKYLLLCWLLGSLTVIMFLFSIGEIIFHRYISGFSFLMLAIMSGVLVFYFLSKSKWEKEI